The following coding sequences are from one Streptomyces sp. V3I7 window:
- a CDS encoding ComEC/Rec2 family competence protein, producing MSPPPTRRSVHAGSEKRLGKAHPRQEGPTDLRLVPPALAVWATAALTLNAPPAWAAGIATACLTAAVALLLAHRLGPHRFRGLFTWPSASAAAVLLCVAAAAVSAGLHGADVRRGPVPELARQYATVTAEVELTSDPWLSKPRVRGDHAAPEAVLVRAEVRHVEQADGTAVTTRTPVLMIVDAEVPAPERDGERHAGDGRREAWLGLLPSTRLRVSARLAPTMTNGDRSAAVLRVTEQRAPTVVREPSAPQRLAGRLRAGLRVATDGLPPDARALLPGLVVGDTSRITPELDEAFKETDLAHTLAVSGSNLTILLALLLGPPGVAQHVERRGLAPRLGISLRSTALLAAGLTLGFVVVCRPDPSVLRAAACGAVALLALATGRRRSLIPALATAVLLLVLYDPWLARSYGFLLSVLATGALLVLAPGWSTALQRRGLPARLAEALAAAAAAQAVCAPVVTVLSARVSLVAVPCNLLAEIAVAPATVLGFAALMTAPVAMPLAKLWAWCASWPAGWIAGVARTGAALPGGGVDWPGSWTGALLLAVVTVSAVLVGRRLLRHPWWCAAGGALLLLLVIRPAPLTRVITGWPSPGWRYAMCDVGQGDATVLAAGDGSGVVVDAGPDPKLVDHCLRELGITRIPLLVLTHFHADHVAGLPGVLRGRSVGAIETTYFEEPADQVEFVRREAAARHIPLTRAVGGERRGIGALSWQVLWPPVGPRTQAGGASGMASPFPAPEPDGPNDASLTLLVRSGGLRLLLLGDLEPPSQQALLRSPAAAGAGRVDVLKVAHHGSAYQDPELMRLVAPRLALISCGADNPYGHPAPGTVAALRAGGAVVLRTDEDGALAVTGEGAELRVARG from the coding sequence ATGAGCCCGCCGCCCACCCGCCGGTCGGTGCACGCCGGTTCCGAGAAACGGCTGGGGAAGGCCCATCCCCGCCAGGAAGGACCGACGGACCTCCGCCTGGTGCCGCCCGCGCTGGCGGTATGGGCGACGGCGGCACTGACGCTGAACGCTCCGCCCGCGTGGGCTGCCGGCATCGCGACGGCCTGCCTCACGGCAGCAGTTGCCCTGCTCCTGGCCCACCGGCTCGGACCCCACCGGTTCAGAGGGCTGTTCACCTGGCCGAGCGCCTCGGCCGCCGCCGTCCTCCTGTGCGTCGCCGCGGCAGCCGTGTCCGCCGGGCTGCACGGGGCGGACGTACGCCGTGGCCCGGTACCGGAGCTGGCCAGGCAGTACGCGACGGTGACCGCGGAGGTCGAGCTCACGTCCGACCCCTGGCTCAGTAAGCCCCGTGTCCGAGGCGATCACGCGGCCCCGGAAGCGGTCCTGGTCCGCGCCGAGGTGCGGCACGTCGAGCAGGCCGACGGAACGGCGGTGACCACGCGGACGCCGGTGCTGATGATCGTGGACGCGGAGGTGCCTGCGCCCGAGCGGGACGGCGAGCGGCACGCGGGAGACGGGCGGCGTGAGGCGTGGCTCGGGTTGCTGCCGTCCACCCGGTTGCGGGTGAGCGCACGGCTGGCGCCCACGATGACGAACGGGGACCGGAGCGCGGCCGTACTGCGCGTCACGGAGCAGCGTGCTCCAACCGTCGTGCGGGAGCCGAGCGCGCCCCAGCGGCTGGCGGGGCGGTTGCGGGCCGGGCTGCGGGTGGCGACCGACGGACTGCCGCCGGACGCACGGGCGTTGCTTCCCGGGCTGGTCGTCGGGGACACCTCGCGGATCACTCCCGAGCTGGACGAGGCCTTCAAGGAGACGGACCTGGCGCACACACTCGCGGTCTCCGGGAGCAACCTCACCATCCTGCTCGCCCTGCTGCTCGGACCACCCGGAGTGGCCCAGCACGTGGAGCGCCGCGGGCTCGCCCCACGCCTCGGAATCTCGCTGCGGAGCACCGCGCTGCTCGCGGCCGGGCTCACACTGGGATTCGTCGTCGTGTGCCGACCCGACCCGAGTGTGCTGCGGGCCGCCGCCTGCGGAGCGGTCGCGCTGCTGGCCCTGGCGACCGGACGCCGCAGATCCCTGATCCCGGCGCTGGCGACGGCCGTTCTGCTGCTGGTGCTCTACGACCCCTGGCTGGCGCGGAGTTACGGGTTCCTGCTCTCGGTGCTGGCGACCGGCGCGCTGCTGGTGCTCGCGCCGGGATGGAGCACGGCCCTGCAACGGCGTGGGCTTCCCGCGCGACTGGCGGAGGCGCTGGCCGCCGCTGCCGCGGCGCAGGCCGTGTGCGCGCCCGTCGTGACGGTGCTGTCGGCACGCGTCAGCCTGGTGGCGGTGCCGTGCAACCTGCTCGCCGAAATCGCGGTCGCCCCGGCCACTGTGCTGGGGTTCGCGGCCCTGATGACGGCGCCGGTCGCGATGCCATTGGCCAAACTGTGGGCGTGGTGCGCGAGTTGGCCCGCCGGCTGGATCGCTGGCGTCGCTCGGACCGGGGCCGCGCTGCCGGGCGGGGGAGTGGACTGGCCGGGCAGTTGGACGGGGGCGCTGCTGCTGGCCGTGGTCACGGTGAGTGCCGTGCTCGTCGGGCGGCGGTTGCTGCGGCACCCGTGGTGGTGCGCGGCCGGCGGGGCGCTGCTCCTGCTGCTGGTGATACGGCCGGCTCCGCTGACCCGAGTGATCACGGGATGGCCGTCGCCCGGCTGGCGTTACGCGATGTGCGACGTGGGCCAGGGCGACGCGACGGTCCTCGCGGCGGGCGACGGCAGTGGGGTGGTCGTGGACGCCGGACCCGATCCGAAGCTCGTCGACCACTGCCTACGGGAACTCGGCATCACGCGGATCCCGCTCCTCGTGCTCACCCACTTCCACGCCGACCACGTCGCGGGGTTGCCCGGGGTGCTGCGCGGGCGGTCCGTGGGGGCGATCGAGACCACGTACTTCGAGGAGCCCGCGGACCAGGTGGAGTTCGTACGAAGGGAGGCGGCGGCGCGGCACATCCCACTCACCCGGGCCGTCGGCGGGGAGCGGCGGGGTATCGGGGCGCTCTCCTGGCAGGTGTTGTGGCCTCCCGTCGGCCCTCGCACTCAGGCGGGAGGGGCGAGCGGCATGGCATCTCCGTTCCCGGCGCCGGAGCCGGACGGGCCCAATGACGCGAGCCTCACGTTGCTCGTCCGGTCGGGAGGGCTGCGGCTGTTGTTGCTCGGGGACCTGGAACCGCCGTCCCAGCAGGCGCTGTTGAGGTCGCCGGCGGCAGCGGGGGCGGGCCGCGTGGACGTGCTGAAGGTCGCCCATCACGGCTCGGCCTATCAGGACCCGGAGCTGATGCGCCTGGTGGCTCCGCGGCTCGCGCTCATCTCATGCGGTGCGGACAACCCGTACGGCCACCCGGCGCCCGGCACCGTGGCCGCGCTGCGGGCGGGCGGGGCCGTGGTGCTGCGCACGGACGAGGACGGGGCACTGGCGGTCACGGGGGAGGGGGCGGAGCTGCGCGTGGCGCGGGGGTGA
- a CDS encoding DegV family protein: protein MSRHVAIVTDSTAYLPPRTMVRHGITAVPLTVVLGDEAFEEGTEISTRSLAQALQKRDPVTTSRPSPQTFAETYRRVAESGATGIVSLHLSAELSGTYDAAVLAAREAPVPVRVVDTGMVAMALGFCALAAAEVAEAGGTVDEAVTAAEKRAAGTFAYFYVDTLDYLRRGGRIGAAQALLGSALAVKPLLQLDGGRIELLEKVRTASKAIARLEEIVAERAAGAEVDIAVHHLAAPDRASALADHVRTRVPGLADLHVSEVGAVIGAHTGPGLLGVVVSPR, encoded by the coding sequence ATGTCCCGCCATGTCGCGATCGTCACCGATTCAACGGCCTACCTGCCGCCGCGGACGATGGTGCGTCACGGCATCACCGCAGTGCCCCTGACCGTCGTCCTCGGCGACGAGGCATTCGAAGAGGGCACCGAGATCTCCACCCGCTCCCTGGCCCAGGCCCTCCAGAAGCGGGACCCCGTCACCACCTCGCGCCCCAGCCCTCAGACGTTCGCGGAGACCTACCGCAGGGTCGCCGAGTCCGGCGCCACCGGCATCGTCTCGCTCCACCTCTCCGCCGAGCTGTCCGGCACCTACGACGCCGCCGTCCTCGCGGCCCGCGAAGCGCCGGTGCCGGTGCGGGTGGTGGACACCGGCATGGTCGCCATGGCCCTCGGCTTCTGCGCGCTCGCCGCCGCCGAGGTGGCCGAGGCCGGCGGCACCGTGGACGAGGCCGTGACCGCCGCCGAGAAGCGGGCCGCGGGCACCTTCGCGTACTTCTACGTCGACACGCTCGACTATCTCCGCCGCGGCGGCCGCATCGGCGCCGCCCAGGCACTGCTCGGCTCCGCGCTCGCCGTGAAACCGCTGCTCCAGCTGGACGGCGGCCGCATCGAACTGCTGGAGAAGGTCCGCACCGCGTCGAAGGCCATCGCCCGCCTCGAGGAGATCGTCGCCGAGCGGGCCGCCGGCGCCGAGGTCGACATCGCCGTCCACCATCTCGCCGCCCCCGACCGGGCATCGGCCCTCGCCGACCACGTGCGCACCCGGGTACCGGGACTGGCCGACCTGCATGTGAGCGAGGTCGGAGCGGTGATCGGGGCACACACCGGGCCGGGGCTGCTGGGCGTCGTGGTGTCGCCGCGCTGA
- a CDS encoding NADH-quinone oxidoreductase subunit NuoF family protein, translating to MNEALPDVPEVRVVGLPQLTSGFDLVERLDLPMHLRVHGPLDPVGGEKLAKLAESINLKGRGGAGFPFHKKLRSVAEAAIKRGVRPVVVVNGSEDEPACRKDTVLINRAPHLILDGALLCAEAMGARTLVVGVTRESTQRSMEAALAERGLSNSRRSALRAWVQRNPIRMVTGAAASVIRSIDGGPAIPPGRKVSASKSGVGGAPTLLSNAETFAQLAIAARIGPERYGNTGLYDEPGTVMLTVSGAVARPMVIEVPTGVPLRYVLQLAGAPPVPQGVLTGGYHGKWIDAATVEEAIVSRNSLDAVGGSLGAGAILPISQETCPLGESLRVAQWLAEESAGQCGPCYLGLPAAARGLEDILNGGGPAALEALKQVAKNVKRRGACSHPDGSAMFLESTVKAFTDDLAAHVLGSGCGRPVEGVLPLFEGGYGGAGAMGDAAAQEAGGSRQKIYVDWTLCRGHGLCADILPEVFQLGADGFPTVAQAQVPQYAEAKALRAVRRCPALALRLEEDTRGQAPSRNLPVLSQGRGRRALGR from the coding sequence GTGAACGAGGCCCTGCCCGACGTCCCGGAAGTCCGCGTCGTCGGGCTTCCCCAGCTCACGTCGGGCTTCGACCTTGTCGAAAGACTTGATCTGCCCATGCACCTCAGGGTGCACGGGCCGCTCGACCCGGTGGGCGGCGAGAAACTCGCCAAGCTCGCCGAGAGCATCAACCTGAAGGGCCGCGGCGGCGCGGGGTTCCCCTTCCACAAGAAGCTGCGCTCGGTCGCCGAAGCGGCGATCAAGCGCGGCGTACGGCCGGTCGTCGTCGTCAACGGCAGCGAGGACGAACCGGCCTGCCGCAAGGACACGGTGCTCATCAACCGTGCCCCACACCTCATCCTGGACGGGGCGCTGCTGTGCGCCGAGGCGATGGGTGCCCGCACGCTCGTGGTGGGGGTCACCCGTGAGTCGACGCAGCGCTCCATGGAGGCCGCGCTCGCCGAACGCGGCCTCAGCAACAGCCGCCGATCCGCGCTCCGCGCGTGGGTGCAGCGCAATCCGATCCGCATGGTCACCGGCGCCGCCGCGTCGGTGATCCGCTCGATCGACGGCGGCCCGGCGATCCCGCCCGGCCGCAAGGTCAGCGCGTCCAAGAGCGGCGTCGGCGGCGCGCCCACGCTGCTGTCGAACGCCGAGACGTTCGCGCAGCTGGCGATCGCCGCCCGCATCGGCCCGGAGCGCTACGGCAACACCGGCCTGTACGACGAGCCGGGCACCGTCATGCTGACGGTCTCCGGCGCGGTCGCCCGCCCGATGGTGATCGAGGTCCCCACGGGCGTGCCGTTGCGCTACGTCCTGCAACTGGCCGGTGCGCCGCCGGTCCCGCAGGGCGTGCTGACCGGCGGCTACCACGGCAAGTGGATCGACGCGGCCACGGTCGAGGAGGCCATCGTCTCCCGCAACTCGCTGGACGCGGTGGGCGGTTCGCTCGGAGCGGGCGCCATCCTGCCGATCAGCCAGGAGACCTGTCCGCTGGGCGAGTCGCTGCGGGTGGCCCAGTGGCTGGCCGAGGAGAGCGCGGGGCAGTGCGGCCCCTGCTACCTGGGCCTGCCGGCCGCCGCGCGCGGGCTGGAGGACATCCTGAACGGAGGCGGTCCGGCCGCGCTGGAGGCGCTCAAGCAGGTCGCGAAGAACGTGAAGCGGCGCGGCGCCTGCTCGCACCCGGACGGCTCCGCGATGTTCCTGGAGTCCACCGTCAAGGCGTTCACCGACGACCTCGCCGCCCATGTCCTGGGAAGCGGCTGCGGACGGCCCGTGGAGGGCGTTCTGCCGCTCTTCGAGGGCGGCTACGGCGGCGCGGGTGCCATGGGTGACGCGGCGGCTCAGGAGGCGGGCGGGAGCCGCCAGAAGATCTACGTCGACTGGACGCTGTGCCGGGGCCACGGCCTGTGCGCGGACATCCTCCCGGAGGTCTTCCAGCTGGGCGCGGACGGATTCCCGACCGTCGCCCAGGCGCAGGTGCCGCAGTACGCCGAGGCCAAGGCGCTGCGCGCGGTGCGCCGCTGCCCGGCGCTGGCGCTGCGGCTCGAGGAGGACACGCGCGGGCAGGCGCCGTCGCGCAACCTTCCGGTCCTCTCCCAGGGCCGCGGTCGCCGGGCCCTAGGCCGCTGA
- a CDS encoding helix-hairpin-helix domain-containing protein, giving the protein MVHPGEAEVVEEPDASDASEAWAAWAADQPAESRRDSGHVVPGWGARVGIAVRERMPVWLQARCGMERRGVVALSVLLVAAAVFAVQHFWAGRTQPVQAPQVVRAEASFGTDARAGKGSEGDSDGPAAAGGVAGAAVGGSPGTAGTEIVVDVSGKVRNPGIHRLPAGSRVADALRAAGGVRPGTSTEGLNRARLLIDGEQVAVGTPALAAAPGTGSAAGPGASGSTAAGAGPATPVSLNTATADQLDTLPGVGPVLAQHIIDYRTQHGGYRSVDELRQVNGIGDRRFSDLRNLVQP; this is encoded by the coding sequence GTGGTGCATCCCGGCGAAGCCGAGGTTGTGGAGGAGCCGGATGCATCGGACGCATCGGAGGCATGGGCGGCATGGGCGGCGGACCAACCGGCCGAGTCTCGCCGGGATTCCGGTCATGTGGTGCCGGGGTGGGGGGCACGAGTCGGGATTGCCGTGCGGGAGCGCATGCCGGTCTGGCTACAGGCCAGGTGCGGGATGGAACGGCGGGGCGTGGTCGCGCTCTCGGTTCTGCTCGTCGCCGCCGCGGTGTTCGCCGTGCAGCACTTCTGGGCCGGCCGAACCCAACCTGTACAGGCGCCGCAAGTGGTGCGGGCGGAGGCGTCGTTCGGTACGGATGCCCGAGCGGGGAAGGGCAGCGAGGGTGACTCGGATGGGCCCGCCGCTGCCGGGGGCGTCGCGGGAGCCGCGGTCGGGGGCTCCCCAGGGACCGCCGGGACCGAGATCGTGGTGGATGTCAGCGGCAAGGTGCGGAACCCCGGGATTCATCGGCTGCCGGCCGGCTCCAGGGTCGCCGACGCGCTGAGGGCGGCGGGCGGGGTACGGCCGGGCACCAGCACCGAGGGACTCAACCGCGCGCGCCTCCTCATCGATGGGGAACAGGTCGCCGTCGGTACCCCGGCGCTGGCGGCGGCACCAGGCACCGGATCCGCAGCGGGGCCCGGGGCCTCGGGCTCCACGGCGGCCGGGGCGGGCCCCGCGACCCCGGTCTCCCTCAACACGGCCACCGCGGACCAGCTCGACACCCTTCCCGGGGTCGGTCCCGTGCTGGCCCAGCACATCATCGACTACCGCACCCAGCACGGCGGTTACCGCTCCGTGGACGAGCTGCGCCAGGTCAACGGCATCGGGGATCGACGCTTCTCCGACCTGCGGAACCTGGTGCAGCCATGA
- a CDS encoding cytochrome b/b6 domain-containing protein, giving the protein MNPRRSHGSLPKPGRSAYGVATAFALLLIPVIVLIGDGPFRDFLNFGAGVLSLVSLSCSVIWGLVAQDRIVLNTRQRIVGQAVHRTTAVASIAFLLLHITTKIALDHTVLIAAIIPFSLGVTGSAGLIGLGSAAGLLMIFVGVTGALRSNFASPAPVAARWRAMHMLAYPAWGAALVHGLYAGRQAKPVFVILYSLCLLGVMAALALRAAPRPVKRRVADRLVSFMGPSERRDLDEREASRSRGRETMSALPGYERQPSFAAASPSTPAPPYDTPVPRPGAGFAAAYRAMSTVPQQPSGSERNARMDRPMEATEVFARVDGGPSSTSGSWPVPSPPPVGEAPRSVYDPLRDTGHSIPVYGAAGTGAYPDSDVRGTAETNTLYGTYNPNDTYNSGPATDPSPGAPYDAPGPGEPWNMPSGGHR; this is encoded by the coding sequence ATGAATCCTCGTCGTAGTCACGGTTCGCTCCCCAAACCGGGCCGGTCGGCCTACGGGGTGGCGACCGCCTTCGCCTTGTTACTGATACCCGTGATCGTGCTGATCGGAGACGGCCCGTTCCGCGACTTCCTGAACTTCGGTGCGGGCGTGCTGTCCCTCGTCTCGCTCAGCTGCTCGGTGATCTGGGGCCTGGTCGCGCAGGACCGGATCGTCCTCAACACGCGCCAGCGGATCGTCGGCCAGGCGGTCCACCGGACGACGGCGGTCGCCTCGATCGCGTTCCTGCTGCTGCACATCACCACGAAGATCGCGCTCGACCACACCGTGCTGATCGCCGCGATCATCCCCTTCTCCCTCGGCGTCACCGGGAGCGCCGGCCTGATCGGGCTCGGCTCGGCGGCCGGCCTGCTGATGATCTTCGTGGGGGTCACCGGCGCCCTGCGCAGCAACTTCGCCTCCCCCGCCCCGGTCGCCGCCCGCTGGCGGGCCATGCACATGCTGGCCTACCCCGCCTGGGGCGCGGCCCTCGTGCACGGCCTGTACGCGGGACGGCAGGCCAAGCCGGTCTTCGTGATCCTCTACAGCCTGTGCCTGCTCGGCGTCATGGCCGCCCTCGCGCTGCGCGCGGCGCCGCGTCCCGTCAAACGGCGGGTCGCCGACCGCCTCGTGTCGTTCATGGGCCCCTCGGAGCGCCGGGACCTGGACGAGAGGGAAGCGAGCCGCTCCCGGGGCCGCGAGACGATGTCCGCCCTGCCGGGCTACGAGCGGCAGCCGTCGTTCGCGGCGGCCTCCCCGAGCACCCCGGCCCCGCCGTACGACACCCCGGTGCCCCGGCCCGGGGCCGGCTTCGCGGCCGCTTACCGGGCCATGTCCACGGTCCCGCAGCAGCCCTCGGGGAGCGAACGGAACGCACGTATGGACCGCCCAATGGAGGCCACGGAGGTCTTCGCGCGCGTGGACGGCGGCCCCTCCAGCACCTCGGGCAGCTGGCCGGTCCCGTCCCCGCCGCCGGTCGGCGAGGCGCCGCGCTCGGTGTACGACCCGCTCCGGGACACCGGCCACAGCATTCCCGTCTACGGCGCGGCCGGCACCGGCGCCTACCCGGACAGCGACGTCCGCGGCACCGCTGAGACGAACACCCTCTACGGCACGTACAACCCGAACGACACGTACAACAGCGGTCCCGCCACTGATCCATCGCCCGGTGCGCCCTACGACGCGCCGGGTCCGGGCGAACCTTGGAACATGCCTTCCGGAGGCCATAGGTGA
- the leuS gene encoding leucine--tRNA ligase — protein MSETNPAATAEVTAPHRYTAAVAAEIEARWQDVWDAEGTYAAPNPTGDLAGDPATVAKPKKFIMDMFPYPSGAGLHVGHPLGYIATDVYARFQRMTGHNVLHTLGFDAFGLPAEQYAVQTGTHPRVSTEANIENMKAQLRRLGLGHDKRRSFATIDPEYYKWTQWIFLQIFNSWYDDEANKARPISELIAQFESGDRTVPGHTRAWNELTAAERADVLGEFRLAYASDSPVNWCPGLGTVLANEEVTADGRSERGNYPVFKAKLRQWNMRITAYADRLLEDLEELDWPEAIKLQQRNWIGRSEGARVDFPIDGERITVFTTRPDTLFGATYMVLAPEHPLVEKFTPAAWPKGTHEAWTGGHATPAEAVAAYRAQAASKSDVERQAEAKDKTGVFTGAFATNPVNGEPVPVFIADYVLMGYGTGAIMAVPGHDTRDFAFARAFELPIRCVVEPSDDRGTDPSTWDDAFVSYDAKLVNSSSDDVKLDGLGVVDAKARITEWLERKGIGEGTVNFRLRDWLFSRQRYWGEPFPIVYDEDGIAHALPESMLPLELPEVEDYSPRTFDPDDADTQPETPLSRNEEWVNVTLDLGDGRGPRKYRRETNTMPNWAGSCWYELRYLDPHNDRKLVDPEIEQYWMGPREGQPHGGVDLYVGGAEHAVLHLLYARFWSKVLFDLGHVSSAEPFHKLFNQGMIQAYVYRDSRGIAVPAAEVEERDGAYYYQGEKVSRLLGKMGKSLKNAVTPDEIAAEYGADTLRLYEMAMGPLDVSRPWDTRAVVGQFRLLQRLWRNIVDEATGEVTVTDAAPDEDTLRALHKAIDGVGQDLEGLRFNTAIAKVTELNNHLTKAGGALPRSVAETLVLMIAPLAPHIAEELWRKLGHTDSVVHQDFPVADPAYVVDETVTCVVQIKGKVKARLEVPPSISDEELEKVALADERVVAALDGAGIRKVIVRAPKLVNIVPA, from the coding sequence ATGAGCGAGACGAACCCCGCCGCCACCGCCGAGGTGACCGCGCCGCACCGCTACACGGCAGCCGTGGCCGCCGAGATCGAGGCACGCTGGCAGGACGTCTGGGACGCCGAGGGAACGTACGCCGCGCCGAACCCCACCGGTGACCTGGCCGGCGACCCCGCGACGGTGGCCAAGCCCAAGAAGTTCATCATGGACATGTTCCCGTACCCCTCCGGTGCGGGTCTGCACGTCGGCCACCCCCTGGGTTACATCGCCACCGACGTCTACGCCCGGTTCCAGCGCATGACCGGCCACAACGTCCTGCACACCCTCGGCTTCGACGCCTTCGGCCTGCCCGCCGAGCAGTACGCCGTGCAGACCGGCACGCACCCGCGCGTGTCCACCGAGGCCAACATCGAGAACATGAAGGCCCAGCTGCGCCGGCTGGGCCTGGGCCACGACAAGCGCCGGTCGTTCGCCACGATCGACCCGGAGTACTACAAGTGGACCCAGTGGATCTTCCTGCAGATCTTCAACTCCTGGTACGACGACGAGGCGAACAAGGCCCGCCCGATCTCCGAACTGATCGCCCAGTTCGAGTCCGGTGACCGCACCGTCCCCGGCCACACGCGCGCGTGGAACGAGCTGACCGCCGCCGAGCGCGCCGACGTCCTGGGCGAGTTCCGCCTGGCCTACGCCTCCGACTCGCCGGTCAACTGGTGTCCCGGACTGGGCACCGTGCTGGCCAACGAGGAGGTCACCGCCGACGGCCGCTCCGAGCGCGGCAACTACCCCGTCTTCAAGGCCAAGCTGCGCCAGTGGAACATGCGCATCACGGCCTACGCCGACCGGCTGCTGGAGGACCTGGAGGAGCTGGACTGGCCCGAGGCCATCAAGCTGCAGCAGCGCAACTGGATCGGCCGCAGCGAGGGCGCCCGCGTCGACTTCCCCATCGACGGCGAGCGCATCACCGTCTTCACCACCCGCCCCGACACCCTGTTCGGCGCGACCTACATGGTGCTGGCCCCCGAGCACCCGCTGGTCGAGAAGTTCACCCCGGCCGCCTGGCCCAAGGGCACCCACGAGGCGTGGACCGGCGGCCACGCAACCCCGGCCGAGGCCGTCGCCGCGTACCGCGCGCAGGCCGCCTCGAAGTCCGACGTCGAGCGCCAGGCCGAGGCCAAGGACAAGACCGGCGTCTTCACCGGCGCGTTCGCCACCAACCCCGTCAACGGCGAGCCGGTCCCCGTCTTCATCGCCGACTACGTGCTGATGGGCTACGGCACCGGCGCGATCATGGCCGTCCCGGGCCACGACACGCGCGACTTCGCCTTCGCGCGCGCCTTCGAGCTGCCGATCCGCTGCGTCGTCGAGCCGTCCGACGATCGCGGTACCGACCCGTCGACCTGGGACGACGCCTTCGTCTCCTACGACGCCAAGCTGGTCAACTCCTCCAGCGACGACGTGAAACTGGACGGCCTGGGCGTCGTCGACGCCAAGGCGCGCATCACCGAGTGGCTGGAACGCAAGGGCATCGGCGAAGGCACCGTCAACTTCCGCCTGCGCGACTGGCTGTTCAGCCGCCAGCGCTACTGGGGCGAGCCCTTCCCGATCGTCTACGACGAGGACGGCATCGCCCACGCGCTGCCCGAGTCGATGCTGCCGCTGGAGCTGCCCGAGGTCGAGGACTACAGCCCGCGCACCTTCGACCCCGACGACGCCGACACCCAGCCCGAGACGCCGCTGTCGCGCAACGAGGAATGGGTCAACGTCACCCTGGACCTGGGCGACGGGCGCGGTCCGCGCAAGTACCGCCGCGAGACCAACACCATGCCCAACTGGGCCGGTTCCTGCTGGTACGAGCTGCGCTACCTGGACCCGCACAACGACCGAAAGCTGGTCGACCCCGAGATCGAGCAGTACTGGATGGGCCCGCGCGAGGGCCAGCCGCACGGCGGTGTCGACCTGTACGTCGGCGGCGCCGAGCACGCCGTGCTGCACCTGCTGTACGCCCGCTTCTGGTCCAAGGTCCTGTTCGACCTGGGACACGTCTCCTCCGCGGAGCCGTTCCACAAGCTGTTCAACCAGGGCATGATCCAGGCCTACGTCTACCGCGACAGCCGCGGCATCGCCGTGCCGGCCGCCGAGGTGGAGGAGCGCGACGGCGCGTACTACTACCAGGGCGAGAAGGTCAGCCGCCTGCTGGGCAAGATGGGCAAGTCCCTGAAGAACGCCGTCACTCCGGACGAGATCGCCGCCGAGTACGGGGCGGACACCCTGCGCCTGTACGAGATGGCGATGGGCCCGCTGGACGTCTCCCGCCCGTGGGACACGCGCGCGGTCGTCGGCCAGTTCCGCCTGCTGCAGCGGCTGTGGCGCAACATCGTCGACGAGGCCACCGGCGAGGTCACCGTCACCGACGCCGCGCCCGACGAGGACACGCTGCGCGCCCTGCACAAGGCGATCGACGGCGTGGGCCAGGACCTGGAGGGCCTGCGCTTCAACACCGCCATCGCCAAGGTCACCGAGCTGAACAACCACCTGACCAAGGCCGGCGGCGCCCTGCCGCGCTCCGTCGCCGAGACGCTGGTGCTGATGATCGCACCGCTGGCCCCGCACATCGCCGAGGAACTGTGGCGCAAGCTGGGCCACACCGACTCGGTCGTCCACCAGGACTTCCCCGTCGCCGACCCGGCGTACGTCGTCGACGAGACCGTGACCTGCGTCGTGCAGATCAAGGGCAAGGTCAAGGCCCGCCTGGAGGTGCCGCCGTCCATCTCCGACGAGGAGCTGGAGAAGGTGGCCCTGGCCGACGAGCGGGTCGTCGCCGCGCTGGACGGCGCCGGGATCCGCAAGGTGATCGTCCGCGCGCCGAAGCTGGTGAACATCGTTCCCGCGTAA